Proteins co-encoded in one Armatimonadota bacterium genomic window:
- a CDS encoding transporter — MRFFVSVDCEGLACVVGAPGGTLTDSRNYAFACQQAVREANAAARALFDAGAERVIVSDSHGGGVNLDYEQLDERVEIALGVGFGRRYPGVDESFDGVLFIGYHAMDNTPNAVLAHSYSSKAYQWIEVNGVQMGEVEIDAAIAGEMGVPVIFVSSDDQCVAEAKRFLPWVETAVTKQSFGWNAALSKHPKRVEQEIYEAVTRAVARLPEMRPFRVDSPVTIRLHYKRMEDAERQSLADTRWRRVDAYTTEAVFERLSDWL, encoded by the coding sequence ATGCGTTTCTTCGTTTCGGTAGACTGCGAGGGATTAGCTTGTGTGGTAGGCGCGCCCGGAGGCACACTGACCGACTCGCGCAACTACGCCTTCGCCTGCCAGCAGGCGGTGCGGGAAGCCAATGCGGCAGCACGCGCTCTGTTCGATGCGGGTGCAGAACGGGTCATCGTCTCCGACAGCCATGGAGGCGGCGTCAACCTTGATTACGAGCAGCTGGACGAGCGGGTGGAAATCGCACTGGGAGTGGGGTTTGGTCGTCGTTATCCGGGTGTGGATGAGAGCTTCGACGGCGTGCTGTTCATCGGTTATCACGCGATGGACAATACACCGAACGCGGTGCTGGCACATTCCTACAGCTCCAAAGCCTATCAGTGGATAGAGGTCAACGGCGTGCAGATGGGCGAAGTGGAGATAGACGCCGCTATCGCGGGCGAGATGGGCGTGCCGGTTATCTTCGTCAGCAGCGATGACCAGTGCGTTGCCGAGGCGAAGCGGTTCTTGCCCTGGGTGGAGACGGCAGTCACCAAGCAGAGCTTTGGCTGGAATGCCGCGCTGAGCAAACACCCCAAACGGGTGGAGCAAGAGATATACGAGGCGGTGACGCGAGCGGTGGCACGCCTACCGGAGATGCGCCCCTTCCGGGTGGACAGTCCTGTCACCATACGCCTCCATTATAAGCGCATGGAGGATGCCGAGCGCCAATCTCTGGCGGACACTCGCTGGCGGCGCGTCGATGCCTACACCACGGAGGCGGTTTTTGAACGTCTCTCAGACTGGCTATAA
- a CDS encoding cytochrome c biogenesis protein gives MDEVRSVPIVAALWLGLLTSISPCPLATNLAALGIVLRQVKAPGRVMLSGIVYTLGRALAYLLIAVAVVSGLLAIPATSYFLQHHLHRLLGPLLVVVGAVVLELVPLPVPSNRLGGWTAERAERWGDWSALILGFVFALSFCPVSAALYFGALIPLCARGGFYFHYPLLFGIGTAIPVVILAVALARGVHAAGAWLNRLSQMEKVFRMGTGVLLIGLGIYLSGSVIFHLW, from the coding sequence ATGGATGAGGTGCGGTCGGTTCCCATAGTGGCTGCCTTGTGGTTGGGGCTGTTGACCTCTATCAGCCCGTGTCCTTTGGCGACCAATCTGGCAGCGCTGGGGATCGTCTTGCGACAGGTAAAAGCTCCCGGCAGGGTGATGCTTTCAGGGATTGTGTACACGCTGGGGCGTGCCCTTGCCTATTTGCTGATAGCGGTGGCGGTGGTTTCAGGGCTGCTAGCGATTCCCGCTACGTCCTACTTCTTGCAGCATCATCTGCACAGGCTACTGGGTCCCTTGCTGGTAGTGGTCGGCGCAGTGGTGCTGGAGCTGGTGCCGCTGCCTGTGCCGTCTAATCGGCTGGGGGGCTGGACCGCTGAGCGGGCGGAACGATGGGGCGACTGGTCTGCGCTGATACTGGGCTTCGTGTTTGCGCTCTCTTTCTGTCCGGTATCTGCCGCGCTGTATTTTGGCGCGCTGATCCCCTTGTGTGCAAGGGGCGGTTTCTACTTCCACTACCCGTTGCTGTTCGGCATTGGCACGGCGATACCGGTTGTCATCCTTGCCGTTGCGCTGGCACGTGGCGTACACGCTGCTGGGGCGTGGCTCAACCGGCTCTCCCAGATGGAGAAAGTGTTTCGAATGGGAACGGGTGTGCTGCTGATAGGATTGGGCATCTATCTATCGGGATCGGTGATCTTTCACTTATGGTGA
- a CDS encoding UPF0721 transmembrane protein: MSREVILVGGLGILSFLSGMLGLGVAFAAIPFLGLFMNDLVHQVQPLSLTLNGVTALFATFGFARSGYIDWKKAIILAVVTTLSAPVGALLAQHIEQKVIWVIYFASVAYLAYRLFQPVKGEAWAEPRFALALALAVPISILSGLLGVGPGFLLMPTLILVGFEPKMAAGINAFAVTPPSFSALLPHLHTAQWEPGITLWCIVVGILFSYMGAKVTSVYVPDQRLKQLFGVLIVVMTLYKITTLLH; encoded by the coding sequence ATGTCGCGTGAGGTGATTCTTGTTGGAGGATTGGGCATCCTGTCTTTTCTCTCCGGGATGCTCGGACTGGGAGTGGCATTCGCCGCCATTCCGTTCCTGGGCTTGTTCATGAACGATCTGGTGCATCAGGTGCAACCGCTCAGCCTCACACTCAACGGGGTCACTGCGCTGTTCGCCACTTTCGGTTTCGCCCGGTCGGGATATATTGACTGGAAAAAGGCGATTATTCTGGCTGTGGTCACTACTCTCAGCGCGCCCGTAGGTGCGTTGCTGGCGCAACATATCGAGCAGAAGGTCATCTGGGTGATTTACTTTGCGTCGGTGGCATATCTGGCATATCGTTTGTTCCAGCCGGTGAAGGGGGAAGCCTGGGCTGAACCTCGCTTTGCCCTTGCGCTGGCGCTGGCAGTGCCGATTTCCATCTTGAGTGGGCTACTGGGAGTGGGACCGGGCTTTTTGCTGATGCCCACGCTGATTCTGGTGGGGTTCGAGCCCAAAATGGCGGCTGGCATCAACGCCTTTGCGGTTACACCGCCTTCCTTCTCCGCGCTCTTGCCGCACCTGCATACGGCACAGTGGGAACCGGGCATCACCCTGTGGTGCATTGTGGTGGGCATCCTTTTCTCTTACATGGGCGCGAAAGTGACAAGCGTCTATGTGCCGGATCAGCGGTTAAAGCAGCTGTTTGGGGTGCTGATTGTGGTGATGACTCTCTATAAAATCACCACACTGCTACACTAA